Below is a genomic region from Rickettsiales bacterium.
CGCGCATGGAGGCGGGGGAAAGTGCATCCTTGATCGCATGGGTGGAAATACCCCATTCCTTCAACGCCTTATTGATAAGCGTTTCTGTGCCGCCGTAGAGCGGATTGGACTGCAGGACGATGTCACCCGGACGCAGGAAAGCGAGCAGCACGGCGCTGATTGCGGACATACCGCTCGAGGTGACGACCGCAGCCTCGGAATTATCCAGCAGCGCAAGACGATCTTCGATGATTTCAAGGTTCGGATGATTGAAACGGCTATAAATCAGCCCGGCGGAGGTATTCTCCGGTTGCGGTTTGCGGCCAGAAGTCACATCGAAGAAATTCGCGCCGTCTTCAGCCGAGCGGAAAACGAATGTGGAAGTAAGGAAGACCGGCGGCTTTACAGCGCCTTCGGAAAGAAACGGATCATAGCCGTAAGACATCATCTGTGTTTCCGGGTGGAGCTTATGCTCGCCGATGGTTTTCTTGCGGTAATTGGAATTGGACATGAAAAGACCTCATGATTGGTTAAAAATCGGCGGCATGCTAGCACAGCTGCCGGGGAATGAAATACGAAATTCCGCCGCAGATAATGGCTTATATTGACTTATGAGGCTGAAAGGACTAACAAAGAGGGCTGTAAAGTGCATTAATGCACGCCGGAACATACTTTTACCGAAAGGGCTGGCTTATCACTATTTACCTGCATAAAAATGACCTGCCGAAAGACGTGGATCTGAGCGGCGATATCGCTATCGACACGGAAGCGATGGGGCTTGTGAACCGCCGTGACCGCCTGTGCGTCGTGCAGCTTTCCAACGGCAATGGCGATGTGCATCTCGTGCAGTTTGCACGCGGCCAGTATGAAGCACCGAACCTTAAAGCGCTGCTTTCCGATAACAATACTGTGAAGCTGTTCCACTTTGCCCGCTTCGATGTGGCGATCATTCGCTATTATCTGGGCGTTCTGATCCAGAATATTTACTGCACGCGCACGGCGTCCCGTCTGGTGCGCACCTTCACCGACCGCCATGGCCTGAAAGAGCTCTGCCGTGAACTGCTCGGCAAAGATATTTCCAAACAGCAGCAATCTTCTGACTGGGGCGCAGATACTTTGACGCCCGAACAGCAGGAATATGCAGCAGGTGACGTGCTGTACCTGCACCAGCTGCGTGCTGTGCTCGACCCGATGCTCGTGCGCGAAGGGCGCTATGAACTGGCGCAGGCCTGCTTCAATTTCCTGCCTGCGCGCGCGCTTCTTGACCTTGCAGGCTGGGAAGAAGTCGATATTTTTGCGCACCAGTAAAATTCCCGCGAATATAATAGGGGGCGGGAGTCGTATTACAGTCATAAGAACGCTAAATATGCCTTAAGGAGGTGTCTTATGAACAAAATTGCCCTGACAATGGCGGCCCTGCTGCTTACATTGCCCTTCGCACGCGCAGCCGATGCCGCCGTGTATGTTTCCCTGTCTGCTCCGGCCTATTATGCGCCGCCGGTGGTGTATTCACCTCCGCCGGTTGCTTATGTGCCTCCGCCGCAATACGTGGCTGCGCCGCCGCCCGTTGTCTATTCTCCCGTGGCCTATGCTGCGTCTGCGCCGGCGGTAATTGTGGAGTCACCGGTTTACTACGGCTATGGATGGCATTATCATCACTGGCATTAACAGGTAAAATGATGGCGGTTAAATGAATGCTGCATTAGACGATGCACGACTTCTGAGGCTTATACGAAAAGGAGAGAAACAGGCTTTCGCAGTGCTGGTCAGGCGCCATAGCGAACGCTTCTACCGTGTCGCGTACCGTTTTTCCGGTCACCGCACGGAAGCGGAGGACATCGTGCAGGAGGCGTTCATTAAGCTCTGGGAAAAGCCGGATATGTGGCAGGAAGACAGAAAAACCGCTTTTACGACCTGGTTTTACCGCGTGGTGGTGAATATGTGCCTGGACTGGCAGAAGAAAAAGCGCCCACTTCCGCTGGAGGAGGGCGACTGGGTAGCGGATGAAAGGCAGACGCATGAGGAAACGATGCTGATTGATGAGAAGCAGTTCATGCTCGAAGCGCAGATACGGGCACTGCCGGAACGCCAGCGCACGGCACTGAATCTGTGCTTTTACGAAGAACTGAGCAACCAGGAGGCGGCGGATATTATGGGAGTCAGGCTCAAGGCACTGCAGTCGCTGCTGATGCGGGCCAAGACGACCTTGAGAGAAAGAATAGGAGAGCTTTATGCTGACCGAGAAGCAGTTTGATGTGTATCTGAGAAACCGAAAATACGAGCCGCCGGGCGCAGATCTGGCGGAGCGGATTATCGGTAAGGCCGTGGCACGGGAATATAAGCCTGCATTTACGGAACAATTCTGGGAATGGGTAAGCGAACGTATGGCATTGCGCCCCGCTTATTCCGTGCTGGCCGTATTGGCGCTCGGCCTCGTGATCGGTGCGGCGCTGCCCGTGCAGACGCCTCACGCCCTTTATGCAGTCTTGGATGAAGATGAGATGTTATGAACCATAGAATCTTAAAATTTTTTCTGGCGATTTCGCTACTGGGTAACCTTTTGATGCTGGGCATGGTATTTGGCCATACCGGGCGTGACTTTTTGTCATGCAATGAGCATCATCATATCAATCTCATGGAAATGGCTGCATTCCTCTCGCCGCAGGCGCAGCAGCAGCTCCACGGGCGGATTGCTGCTGACCAAAAAGATCTGGATAACCAGCGCCAGCAGTTGCATAACGAGCGTCTGCAGGCAATTGCGGCACTGGATGCCAAGCCGTTCAATAAAGATGCCTACGATCAGCACACTAAAGCCTTAGCGGATATCCACGTGAAAATCTCGCAGGATGTCTCCGATGCGCTGGCCGCAATTGCCACTCAGTGCGACGATGCTCAGCGCGCCAGGCTAGTGGAAACATTGCGTAGCAGGCTAGAGAATAAATAGCCTATTTTACGGCCCAAGCCGCCTGATTCTGGCCAACTCCCAGATGCGGAACAGAAACGATATTCCCGGCTGCGTTGCGTAAAGCGGGCAGGGTATAAAGAATTTGTTTATCCGGAAATGAATTTTTCAGCCCATGCTCACGCGCAAGCTCCAGCCACCCTGTCTGTGTAAGTGCGCCAACTGAGAAGCCTTTACGGGCAGCGGTTAAGGTGAATCGCCCATCCCAAAGCAAAGCCTTTCCTGCAGGAAGCGGTGCAGGAGCCTCTACGGCTTTAAGTTCGCGTAAAACCAAAAAACCATCTTTATTCCGCTTGAATACACAGCCGCCGAGCGTGGCGCTTTTAAAGCCGGGGGCGCGCATTCTCTCATGCAATCTTTCCAGCTCATCCAGCCGGGGCGGAACGTTATGGCCGCCAATACGCGTAAGCAGCGCCGCCAGTACGCGTAGCGCAATCTCATCCTCCGCCGGCAGTGCGGCTAGTTCGGCATACCCGGCTTCATGAAAATGCGCCTGGGCTGCAAGAAACGCTTCCGTCTGCGCCTGTAGATATTCCCGCGCCCGCGCCATATTGGCGGCAGTTTTAGCCAGTCGCTGCGGCGTCAGGCCAAGCGCGGCCAGTTCCGGCAGGAGTTTACGGATCTTCACACGGTCATAAGCCGTGTTTTCGTTGCTTGGATCGTTGATATAAGCCTGACCTTT
It encodes:
- a CDS encoding periplasmic heavy metal sensor, with amino-acid sequence MNHRILKFFLAISLLGNLLMLGMVFGHTGRDFLSCNEHHHINLMEMAAFLSPQAQQQLHGRIAADQKDLDNQRQQLHNERLQAIAALDAKPFNKDAYDQHTKALADIHVKISQDVSDALAAIATQCDDAQRARLVETLRSRLENK
- a CDS encoding ribonuclease D gives rise to the protein MTIYLHKNDLPKDVDLSGDIAIDTEAMGLVNRRDRLCVVQLSNGNGDVHLVQFARGQYEAPNLKALLSDNNTVKLFHFARFDVAIIRYYLGVLIQNIYCTRTASRLVRTFTDRHGLKELCRELLGKDISKQQQSSDWGADTLTPEQQEYAAGDVLYLHQLRAVLDPMLVREGRYELAQACFNFLPARALLDLAGWEEVDIFAHQ
- the tilS gene encoding tRNA lysidine(34) synthetase TilS; its protein translation is MTLSTPIFSRLDAFLTPAPVAIAVACSGGGDSMALTLLAQEWAKRHHVKLIALTVDHGLRAESASEAKTVGKWLKKHGINHHVLRWEGKKPQSNIQESAREARYGLLTGYCRERGIPALLVAHTLEDQAETFLLRLKRGSGVDGLAAMAESLQWEGINILRPLLDIHKADLLAYLETKGQAYINDPSNENTAYDRVKIRKLLPELAALGLTPQRLAKTAANMARAREYLQAQTEAFLAAQAHFHEAGYAELAALPAEDEIALRVLAALLTRIGGHNVPPRLDELERLHERMRAPGFKSATLGGCVFKRNKDGFLVLRELKAVEAPAPLPAGKALLWDGRFTLTAARKGFSVGALTQTGWLELAREHGLKNSFPDKQILYTLPALRNAAGNIVSVPHLGVGQNQAAWAVK
- a CDS encoding sigma-70 family RNA polymerase sigma factor — translated: MNAALDDARLLRLIRKGEKQAFAVLVRRHSERFYRVAYRFSGHRTEAEDIVQEAFIKLWEKPDMWQEDRKTAFTTWFYRVVVNMCLDWQKKKRPLPLEEGDWVADERQTHEETMLIDEKQFMLEAQIRALPERQRTALNLCFYEELSNQEAADIMGVRLKALQSLLMRAKTTLRERIGELYADREAV